One window of the Pseudofrankia sp. DC12 genome contains the following:
- a CDS encoding MoxR family ATPase gives MSLQEHAFADVADVRGRLRETGYLADEAIATTLFLADRLRKPLLVEGPAGTGKTELAKALAASTGAELIRLQCYEGLDEARALYEWNYKKQLLRIQSASGDGGGDWRSTHDDIFSEEFLLARPLLSAIRRDGPTVLLIDETDKADVEVEGLLLEVLSDFQVTIPELGTIAATRRPFVVLTSNATRELSEALKRRCLYLNLDYPSAAREKEILLARVPELPEQLAEALVRTVRALRAMELKKAPSIAETIDWGQTVLALGFDSLDEEEVKSTLGVVLKHASDHARAISQLKLGAN, from the coding sequence ATGTCGTTGCAGGAACACGCCTTCGCTGATGTCGCGGACGTCCGCGGCCGGTTGCGGGAGACGGGCTACCTCGCCGACGAGGCGATCGCCACCACCCTCTTCCTCGCGGACCGGCTGCGCAAGCCGTTGCTGGTCGAGGGCCCGGCGGGTACCGGCAAGACCGAGCTCGCCAAGGCGCTGGCCGCGTCCACCGGCGCCGAGCTGATCCGCCTGCAGTGCTACGAGGGCCTCGACGAGGCGCGCGCGCTCTACGAGTGGAACTACAAGAAGCAGCTGCTGCGCATCCAGTCCGCGTCCGGCGACGGCGGTGGTGACTGGCGCTCGACGCACGACGACATCTTCAGCGAGGAGTTCCTGCTCGCCCGGCCGCTGCTGTCCGCGATCCGCCGCGACGGGCCGACCGTGCTGCTCATCGACGAGACCGACAAGGCCGACGTCGAGGTGGAGGGCCTGCTGCTGGAGGTGCTCTCCGACTTCCAGGTGACCATCCCGGAGCTGGGCACGATCGCCGCGACCCGCCGGCCGTTCGTCGTCCTGACCTCGAACGCGACCCGTGAGCTGTCGGAGGCGCTCAAGCGCCGGTGCCTCTACCTGAACCTGGACTACCCGTCGGCGGCCCGGGAGAAGGAGATCCTGCTCGCCCGGGTGCCGGAGCTGCCCGAGCAGCTGGCCGAGGCGCTGGTCCGCACGGTCCGCGCGCTGCGGGCGATGGAGCTGAAGAAGGCGCCGTCGATCGCGGAGACCATCGACTGGGGCCAGACCGTGCTCGCGCTCGGTTTCGACTCGCTGGACGAGGAAGAAGTGAAGAGCACCCTGGGTGTGGTGCTCAAGCACGCGAGCGACCATGCCCGCGCGATCAGCCAGCTCAAGCTCGGCGCCAACTGA